A single window of Sandaracinaceae bacterium DNA harbors:
- a CDS encoding PEGA domain-containing protein, with protein MQRPSMSRSAAFLAIALAACVFAPAVTYAQSVIVLGVRSLDGDDEFARNLTGALRHAASQVGDWEVSEREVTLAQMALAHGCDDPNPGCMAEIADSLSTQRVIYGDVRRTSAEDQFDFSLSLHLFNAESDQIEQSVADTIPGIRTDIDDLREPVRRYVAALSGAPRTGTLRIVAQPGAEVFIDGEAVGTADAEGRFEVADLEAGTRNVRIAAEGFEPYSSQVAIEPYGEASLEADLDAVAGASGGGGTFPTEIVVGAGLLAVAVGLAATWIWSWNRVTNEIQNDPAFVTARASQPETVENICATIGPSDAGYATVSGLCGEADTLEVLQFVFAVSAAAVGGAGIYFLLQGVMGDDADSDQAWMLVPTAGPDSAGLRLFGTF; from the coding sequence ATGCAGCGCCCTTCGATGAGCCGCTCCGCCGCCTTCTTGGCGATCGCCCTCGCCGCGTGCGTCTTCGCTCCCGCGGTGACGTACGCCCAGTCGGTGATCGTGCTCGGCGTCCGATCTCTGGACGGCGACGACGAGTTCGCCCGCAACCTCACGGGTGCGCTGCGCCACGCCGCGTCGCAGGTCGGCGACTGGGAGGTCTCCGAGCGCGAGGTCACCCTCGCCCAGATGGCGCTCGCGCACGGCTGCGACGATCCCAACCCCGGCTGCATGGCGGAGATCGCCGACTCGCTCTCGACCCAGCGCGTGATCTACGGCGATGTGCGCCGCACCAGCGCCGAGGACCAGTTCGACTTCTCGCTCAGCCTGCACCTGTTCAACGCCGAGTCGGACCAGATCGAGCAATCGGTCGCGGACACGATCCCGGGCATCCGCACCGACATCGACGACCTGCGCGAGCCGGTCCGACGCTATGTGGCCGCGCTCTCGGGCGCCCCGCGCACGGGCACGTTGCGGATCGTGGCCCAGCCCGGCGCGGAGGTCTTCATCGACGGCGAGGCGGTCGGGACCGCCGACGCCGAGGGGCGCTTCGAGGTGGCGGACCTCGAGGCGGGCACCCGGAACGTGCGCATCGCGGCGGAGGGCTTCGAACCCTACTCCTCGCAGGTCGCGATCGAGCCCTACGGCGAGGCGAGCCTGGAGGCGGACCTCGACGCGGTGGCGGGCGCCAGCGGCGGCGGCGGCACGTTCCCGACCGAGATCGTCGTCGGCGCGGGCTTGCTGGCGGTGGCGGTCGGGCTCGCGGCGACCTGGATCTGGTCCTGGAACCGCGTGACCAACGAGATCCAGAACGACCCGGCGTTCGTGACGGCGCGCGCCTCCCAGCCCGAGACGGTGGAGAACATCTGCGCCACGATCGGGCCCAGCGACGCGGGCTACGCGACGGTGAGCGGCCTCTGCGGCGAGGCGGACACCCTCGAGGTGCTCCAGTTCGTCTTCGCGGTCAGCGCGGCGGCGGTCGGCGGCGCCGGCATCTATTTCCTGCTCCAGGGCGTGATGGGCGACGACGCGGACAGCGATCAGGCCTGGATGCTGGTCCCGACGGCGGGACCGGACAGCGCGGGGCTGCGCCTCTTCGGCACGTTCTGA
- a CDS encoding protein kinase: MDALAKVCPKCGRRYDTAAAFCQKDGARLQLTDEQQPDPYIGQTLLDQFKIEEQIGAGGMGSVYRARQTTLHRDVAIKILHSELADNRDAVRRFKREARVCTALDHPNVVRVFLFGQLEDGSLYIVMEYLKGRSLLEVLQREGALPVHRALHIATQICDGVGEAHAQGVVHRDLKPENVVLVNKARDPDFVKVLDFGIARVLWGDEQTVATQSGLVFGTARYISPEGAAGESTDARSDVYSLGVLTYQLLCGDTPFDAPSPVAMLMKHIHSSPPHLLSQERAKHVPEAVADVVMRALSKNPEGRYDDAHDYAEALRRAAELAGFEVHVRRPVGRPSIGPPSEPGTASARTPPSVTASAPPTTPTPRMGEPAPITSATLDGAPSPWGDEDDPAIPGLPRSRALGGNLKMIVGAFLIGALLVGAGYGVYAWVDGMGDEEAVDVDALAAQARDALGRGAYDTPHEESVLGLTDRILGARPAHAEARRLRAEAARRLMQEAARQLEDGDRDAARATYLRAQALTPEAPAIEDAIAELDAPPPPPAPPGVRTRPAHVQEDQEITLVAVIEPDREVGERARPRFVVKRGRRQIGRSIEGSPDEDGVRTFTASHTFTRPGTYSLIFRMGSGADRIEMSTEVEVHRDPDRPRPTRRGQDPDPPPVTTQGSAWQPPTIAPAWTQTPSPTPAPDPDPPPPPAPWTGSVL, encoded by the coding sequence ATGGACGCCCTGGCCAAGGTGTGCCCCAAGTGCGGGCGTCGTTACGACACCGCCGCGGCGTTCTGTCAGAAGGACGGCGCGCGCCTGCAGCTCACCGACGAGCAGCAGCCGGACCCGTACATCGGCCAGACGCTGCTGGATCAGTTCAAGATCGAGGAGCAGATCGGCGCGGGCGGCATGGGCAGCGTGTACCGCGCGCGGCAGACGACCCTGCATCGCGACGTCGCGATCAAGATCCTCCACTCGGAGCTGGCCGACAACCGGGACGCGGTGCGGCGCTTCAAGCGCGAGGCGCGCGTGTGCACGGCGCTGGACCACCCGAACGTGGTGCGGGTCTTCCTCTTCGGGCAGCTCGAGGACGGCTCGCTCTACATCGTCATGGAGTACCTCAAGGGCCGCTCGCTCCTCGAGGTCCTCCAGCGCGAGGGCGCGCTGCCGGTGCATCGGGCCCTCCACATCGCGACCCAGATCTGTGACGGAGTGGGCGAGGCGCACGCGCAGGGCGTGGTGCACCGCGATCTCAAGCCCGAGAACGTCGTGCTGGTGAACAAGGCGCGCGACCCCGACTTCGTCAAGGTGCTCGACTTCGGCATCGCGCGGGTCCTGTGGGGAGACGAGCAGACGGTGGCCACCCAGTCGGGGCTCGTCTTCGGCACCGCGCGCTACATCTCGCCCGAGGGGGCGGCCGGCGAGAGCACCGACGCGCGCAGCGACGTCTACTCGCTCGGCGTCCTCACCTATCAGCTGCTGTGCGGCGACACGCCCTTCGACGCGCCCTCGCCCGTGGCGATGCTGATGAAGCACATCCACTCGAGCCCGCCGCACCTGCTCTCGCAGGAGCGCGCCAAGCACGTGCCCGAGGCCGTGGCGGACGTGGTGATGCGCGCGCTCTCCAAGAACCCGGAGGGCCGCTACGACGACGCGCACGACTACGCGGAGGCGCTGCGCAGGGCGGCGGAGCTGGCCGGCTTCGAGGTGCACGTGCGGCGCCCGGTGGGTCGACCGTCGATCGGGCCGCCCTCGGAGCCCGGGACCGCGTCGGCCAGGACGCCGCCGAGCGTGACCGCCAGCGCGCCTCCGACGACGCCCACGCCCCGCATGGGGGAGCCCGCGCCGATCACGTCGGCCACGCTCGACGGCGCGCCGAGCCCGTGGGGGGACGAAGACGACCCGGCCATCCCGGGCCTGCCGCGGAGCCGCGCGCTCGGCGGCAACCTGAAGATGATCGTCGGCGCGTTCCTCATCGGCGCGCTGCTCGTCGGCGCCGGCTACGGCGTCTACGCGTGGGTCGACGGCATGGGGGACGAGGAGGCGGTCGACGTCGACGCGCTCGCCGCCCAGGCCCGCGACGCGCTCGGCCGCGGCGCGTACGACACCCCGCACGAAGAGAGCGTGCTCGGCCTGACCGATCGGATCCTCGGCGCGCGCCCCGCTCACGCCGAGGCGCGGCGGCTGCGCGCCGAGGCGGCCCGGCGGTTGATGCAAGAGGCGGCGCGACAGCTCGAGGACGGCGACCGCGACGCGGCGCGGGCCACGTACCTCCGCGCGCAGGCCCTGACGCCCGAGGCGCCCGCCATCGAGGACGCGATCGCCGAGCTCGACGCGCCGCCCCCGCCGCCCGCGCCGCCCGGCGTGCGCACCCGGCCGGCCCACGTCCAGGAGGACCAGGAGATCACCCTCGTCGCGGTGATCGAGCCGGACCGCGAGGTGGGCGAGCGCGCGCGGCCGCGCTTCGTGGTCAAGCGGGGGCGCAGACAGATCGGGCGCTCGATCGAAGGATCGCCCGATGAAGACGGCGTGCGCACCTTCACCGCCTCTCACACGTTCACACGCCCCGGCACCTACTCGCTGATCTTCCGCATGGGGAGCGGCGCCGATCGCATCGAGATGAGCACGGAGGTCGAGGTGCACCGCGATCCCGACCGCCCGCGGCCCACCCGTCGGGGGCAGGATCCCGATCCGCCGCCCGTCACGACCCAGGGCTCGGCGTGGCAGCCGCCGACCATCGCGCCGGCCTGGACGCAGACCCCGAGCCCGACGCCCGCGCCCGATCCGGATCCGCCACCGCCGCCCGCCCCGTGGACCGGCAGCGTGCTCTGA
- a CDS encoding DUF4286 family protein produces MLVYTVTCALPSEEECERYLGWLEDDHLADVVRAGAVSGEAVRLDGEGVVVETRYRFASREAFAAYERGPAEALRAEGREKFGPDTGVTFTRSVGEVRVARGG; encoded by the coding sequence GTGCTGGTCTACACCGTCACCTGCGCGCTCCCGTCCGAAGAAGAGTGCGAGCGCTACCTCGGCTGGCTCGAGGACGATCACCTCGCGGACGTGGTGCGCGCGGGCGCCGTCTCGGGTGAAGCGGTGCGCCTCGACGGCGAAGGCGTCGTCGTGGAGACGCGCTATCGGTTCGCGTCGCGAGAGGCCTTCGCCGCCTACGAGCGCGGGCCCGCCGAGGCGCTGCGCGCGGAGGGCCGCGAGAAGTTCGGTCCCGACACCGGCGTGACCTTCACCCGCTCCGTCGGCGAAGTGCGGGTCGCGCGCGGCGGCTGA
- a CDS encoding serine/threonine-protein kinase, whose protein sequence is MAEPEQTIVLASRFRLDALIDGRGMGDLFLGTDLVKARPVAVHILAERWTTHGPSVARFLEDVARISAIGHPALVRAIGVGRMRSGRCYRVMPWLGAGHLASVLETKGRLAPDAVAALLVPVAHALDALHAFGRVHRALTPAKIHLIPVEPWVQLGGWGLGPLIAPEGDDDGRPTGVTTGPMMLDYVAPEFDRGAASDHRVDVYSLAAIVFRAISGRAPFPDAMGLVRALVDRQTQPAPSLSAALRAPVPQRLDEVVRRGLAPDPAERYGSASAFIRDLWLTANGLDADDDTSLDEVPDDATREAVMASLPERDSHDPFERDTSEVLEALPSDRIESVAVSTIIPVAGDGETTEEVWIESAPTPREPHAPRRDPTQVGLGEELNAVIREQLERISSIPPDSR, encoded by the coding sequence GTGGCGGAGCCCGAGCAGACCATCGTCCTCGCGTCGCGCTTTCGCCTCGACGCCCTCATCGACGGCCGGGGCATGGGGGATCTCTTCCTCGGCACCGATCTGGTCAAGGCCCGCCCCGTGGCCGTGCACATCCTCGCCGAGCGCTGGACGACGCACGGCCCCTCGGTCGCGCGCTTCCTCGAAGACGTGGCGCGGATCAGCGCCATCGGGCACCCCGCGCTCGTCCGCGCGATCGGGGTCGGCCGCATGCGCTCCGGGCGGTGCTATCGCGTGATGCCGTGGCTGGGCGCGGGACACCTCGCGAGCGTGCTCGAGACGAAGGGCCGGCTCGCCCCGGACGCCGTCGCCGCGCTGCTCGTCCCCGTCGCTCACGCGCTCGACGCGCTCCACGCGTTCGGGCGGGTCCACCGCGCGCTCACGCCGGCGAAGATCCACCTCATCCCGGTCGAGCCGTGGGTGCAGCTCGGCGGCTGGGGGCTCGGCCCGCTCATCGCCCCCGAGGGAGACGACGACGGTCGCCCGACCGGGGTCACCACGGGCCCGATGATGCTCGACTACGTCGCCCCCGAGTTCGACCGCGGCGCCGCGTCCGACCACCGGGTCGACGTCTACTCGCTGGCCGCGATCGTCTTCCGCGCCATCAGCGGCCGCGCCCCGTTCCCGGACGCGATGGGGCTGGTGCGCGCGCTCGTCGACCGTCAGACCCAGCCCGCGCCGTCGCTCAGCGCCGCGCTGCGCGCCCCCGTCCCGCAACGCCTCGACGAGGTCGTGCGACGTGGGCTCGCCCCGGATCCGGCCGAGCGCTACGGCTCGGCCAGCGCCTTCATCCGCGATCTCTGGCTCACGGCGAACGGGCTCGACGCGGACGACGACACGTCGCTCGACGAGGTCCCCGACGACGCGACGCGCGAGGCGGTCATGGCGAGCCTCCCCGAGCGTGACAGCCACGACCCCTTCGAGCGCGACACGAGCGAGGTGCTCGAGGCGCTGCCCTCCGACCGCATCGAGTCGGTGGCGGTGTCCACGATCATCCCGGTCGCAGGGGACGGGGAGACCACCGAGGAGGTCTGGATCGAGAGCGCGCCCACCCCGCGCGAGCCGCACGCGCCGCGCCGTGATCCGACGCAGGTGGGCCTCGGTGAGGAGCTCAACGCGGTGATCCGCGAGCAGCTCGAGCGGATCAGCTCGATCCCTCCGGACAGCCGCTGA
- a CDS encoding helix-hairpin-helix domain-containing protein → MLPAPHRPSNREIAARLDEMAKLLHGQGADMWRVRAYQQAATTLRGMRRDAVEVLDREGTDGLIAIPTIGKTIAGAIEEMAWRGRWAQLDRLRGEVTPEETLMTLPGMGETLAGRLHDELGIDTLEDLELAAHDGRLAQVEGFGPRRVRAIRDMLATQLSRSPRRKVRRVSEAPPPPPTAADDLPIVPMMVPTEPDVDAPDIALLLELDAAYRTRAAAGDLPTIAPRRFNPTGERWLPIWHVNRDDWDLTLLFSNSAQAHQLGKTDDWVVVYWEHAGHEDQATVVTEYRGPLMGRRVVRGRERECLSYWAKQTEKRAEEARWRRIA, encoded by the coding sequence GTGCTCCCGGCGCCACATCGCCCTTCGAACCGCGAGATCGCTGCTCGGCTCGACGAGATGGCGAAGCTCCTGCACGGGCAGGGCGCGGACATGTGGCGGGTGCGGGCGTACCAGCAGGCGGCCACCACGCTCCGCGGGATGCGGCGCGACGCGGTCGAGGTCCTCGATCGTGAGGGCACCGACGGCCTCATCGCGATCCCGACGATCGGCAAGACCATCGCGGGGGCCATCGAGGAGATGGCGTGGCGCGGGCGCTGGGCGCAGCTCGACCGGCTGCGCGGCGAGGTCACGCCCGAAGAGACGCTGATGACCTTGCCCGGCATGGGCGAGACGCTGGCGGGCCGGCTGCACGACGAGCTGGGCATCGACACGCTCGAGGACCTGGAGCTGGCCGCGCACGACGGTCGCCTGGCGCAGGTGGAGGGCTTCGGGCCGCGGCGCGTGCGCGCCATCCGCGACATGCTGGCGACGCAGCTGAGCCGCTCGCCGCGACGCAAGGTGCGCCGCGTGAGCGAGGCGCCGCCGCCGCCGCCGACCGCGGCGGACGATCTGCCGATCGTGCCGATGATGGTCCCGACCGAGCCGGACGTGGACGCGCCGGACATCGCGCTCCTGCTCGAGCTGGACGCGGCGTATCGGACGCGGGCCGCGGCCGGCGATCTGCCCACGATCGCGCCGCGTCGCTTCAACCCGACCGGTGAGCGGTGGCTCCCGATCTGGCACGTCAACCGCGACGACTGGGACCTCACCCTCCTCTTCTCGAATTCGGCGCAGGCCCACCAGCTCGGCAAGACCGATGACTGGGTCGTCGTCTACTGGGAGCACGCGGGGCACGAGGATCAGGCCACGGTGGTGACCGAGTACCGCGGTCCGCTGATGGGACGGCGCGTCGTGCGTGGCCGCGAGCGCGAGTGCCTGAGCTACTGGGCGAAGCAGACCGAGAAGCGGGCGGAAGAGGCGCGCTGGCGCCGCATCGCGTAG
- a CDS encoding NADPH-dependent FMN reductase translates to MSEDIRIVGIAGSLREGSYNRALIRAATELTPDGVRVSPFDLRGVPMYEASLDGDDKPEPVQALKDAISEADGVLIATPEYNYGVPGVLKNAIDWASRPGYRSPFRDKPVAIVSASPSALGGVRAQQHLKLTLLGMASAVFPWPEYVLAQASERVQDGALKDARSREMLGELLEGFAGWIRAVRTYGANAK, encoded by the coding sequence ATGAGCGAAGACATCCGAATCGTCGGCATCGCCGGCAGCCTGCGCGAGGGCTCGTACAACCGCGCGCTCATCCGCGCCGCGACCGAGCTGACCCCCGACGGCGTGCGCGTCTCGCCGTTCGACCTCCGCGGGGTGCCGATGTACGAGGCGTCGCTCGACGGGGACGACAAACCCGAGCCCGTTCAGGCGCTGAAGGACGCCATCAGCGAGGCCGACGGCGTGCTGATCGCGACGCCCGAGTACAACTACGGCGTCCCGGGCGTGCTCAAGAACGCGATCGACTGGGCGTCGCGCCCCGGCTATCGCTCGCCGTTCCGCGACAAGCCCGTCGCGATCGTCAGCGCGTCGCCCTCGGCGCTCGGCGGCGTGCGCGCCCAGCAGCACCTCAAGCTGACGCTGCTCGGCATGGCCTCGGCGGTGTTCCCCTGGCCCGAGTACGTGCTCGCCCAGGCCTCCGAGCGCGTGCAGGACGGCGCGCTGAAGGACGCCCGCTCCCGCGAGATGCTCGGGGAGCTCCTCGAAGGCTTCGCCGGGTGGATCCGCGCGGTGCGGACCTACGGCGCCAACGCGAAGTGA
- a CDS encoding 3'-5' exonuclease — protein sequence MRSGQVEICGCFPTGRHYPGIADRLAKARVSMDVRGLASGFEADLEWATASFAVIDFETTGLDPAVDRVLEMGIVTFDDGVQTGSHNWLIQPTIPVPEEASKVHGITDEMLADQPRFEAVWAEMRAHLEGRLPVAYNAGFDKKFLLAELERMGEPTWGEALPPAMQADVEWIDPLVWIRELYPDVSAKLGNICEHLGITLDDAHRAANDAEATGKVLLSAGPQMPATYGELIRVQVRYAAQQDVDFAIWRGRRF from the coding sequence ATGCGCTCCGGTCAGGTCGAGATCTGCGGCTGTTTCCCGACGGGGCGCCACTACCCGGGCATCGCCGACCGGCTGGCCAAGGCGCGCGTGTCGATGGACGTGCGCGGCCTCGCGAGCGGCTTCGAGGCCGACCTCGAGTGGGCGACCGCCTCCTTCGCGGTGATCGACTTCGAGACCACCGGCCTCGACCCGGCGGTGGACCGCGTGCTCGAGATGGGCATCGTCACCTTCGACGACGGTGTGCAGACCGGGAGCCACAACTGGCTCATCCAGCCGACCATCCCCGTCCCCGAGGAGGCGTCGAAGGTGCACGGCATCACCGACGAGATGCTGGCCGACCAGCCGCGCTTCGAGGCGGTCTGGGCGGAGATGCGCGCCCACCTCGAGGGCCGATTGCCCGTCGCCTACAACGCCGGCTTCGACAAGAAGTTCCTGCTCGCCGAGCTCGAGCGCATGGGCGAGCCGACCTGGGGCGAGGCGCTCCCGCCCGCGATGCAGGCGGACGTGGAGTGGATCGACCCGCTCGTCTGGATCCGCGAGCTCTACCCGGACGTGAGCGCGAAGCTCGGCAACATCTGCGAGCACCTCGGCATCACGCTCGACGACGCGCACCGCGCGGCCAACGACGCCGAGGCGACCGGCAAGGTGCTGCTCTCCGCTGGCCCGCAGATGCCCGCCACCTACGGCGAGCTCATCCGCGTCCAGGTCCGCTACGCGGCCCAACAGGACGTCGACTTCGCCATCTGGCGCGGCCGCCGCTTCTGA
- the gluQRS gene encoding tRNA glutamyl-Q(34) synthetase GluQRS: MAVYRGRFAPSPTGPAHLGTARSALIGWLRARAAGGAFVLRMEDLDRPRVRPGAAEEMLSDLRWLGLDWDEGPDVGGPFGPYTQSERLGRYHEVLMELEALGQTYPCTCSRKEIAEIASAPHGDEGPVYPGLCRDGPRHPKREPATRFRMPEAPTFVDGFAGEIRVDVAGDFVIHRKDGVFAYQIACVVDDHDMHITEVLRGDDLLSSTPRQIALYRALGWEVPDFFHVPLVLGDDGQRLAKRHGAIAIAELREAGWSAEALVGKLAHGAGLTPSDAPVSAADLVERFDPSSLRREPASW; this comes from the coding sequence GTGGCGGTCTACCGCGGACGTTTCGCGCCCTCTCCGACCGGGCCCGCGCACCTAGGCACCGCGCGCAGCGCGCTGATCGGCTGGCTGCGGGCGCGCGCGGCGGGGGGCGCCTTCGTGCTCCGCATGGAGGACCTCGATCGGCCCCGCGTCCGTCCCGGCGCGGCCGAGGAGATGCTCTCCGATCTACGCTGGCTGGGCCTCGACTGGGACGAAGGCCCCGACGTCGGCGGCCCCTTCGGCCCCTACACGCAGTCCGAGCGGCTCGGTCGCTACCACGAGGTCCTGATGGAGCTCGAGGCGCTCGGTCAGACCTACCCCTGCACCTGCTCGCGGAAGGAGATCGCGGAGATCGCCTCGGCGCCGCACGGGGACGAGGGCCCCGTCTATCCCGGGCTCTGTCGCGACGGCCCCCGGCACCCGAAGCGTGAGCCGGCGACGCGCTTCCGCATGCCCGAGGCCCCGACCTTCGTCGACGGCTTCGCGGGCGAGATCCGCGTCGACGTCGCGGGGGACTTCGTCATCCATCGCAAGGATGGCGTGTTCGCCTATCAGATCGCCTGCGTGGTCGACGACCACGACATGCACATCACCGAGGTGCTGCGGGGCGACGACCTGCTCTCGTCGACGCCGCGCCAGATCGCGCTCTATCGGGCGCTGGGCTGGGAGGTCCCGGACTTCTTCCACGTCCCGCTCGTGCTCGGCGACGACGGCCAGCGCCTCGCCAAACGTCACGGCGCGATCGCGATCGCGGAGCTGCGCGAGGCGGGGTGGAGCGCGGAGGCGCTGGTCGGCAAGCTCGCTCACGGCGCGGGGCTGACCCCGAGCGACGCGCCCGTCTCGGCCGCGGACCTCGTGGAGCGCTTCGACCCCTCGAGCCTGCGACGCGAGCCCGCGTCCTGGTAG
- a CDS encoding RNA methyltransferase yields the protein MTGTPLSSDHLEASCARLLAERRFRDQTGLAVADGVGFVRRARDAGLVVEGLLFCPALCRGPMARRLVGATTAPVVRLSRERMTALSARASPDGLIGVVRQRWRPLPRDGSLFLVAERLRSMGNLGTLLRTARATGVDGLVLMGDAVDPYDPAVVRASMGAVFTLPMHRASPSAFARWARDVTVIGASAEGVRDFRAEPFEGRCALAVGEERRGLQRSLRTACDRMVRIPMCDGLDSLNVAVAGSLLLYEAFRRRAPPEVVDPAPRRRRPAVEVP from the coding sequence ATGACGGGGACGCCTCTCTCCTCCGACCATCTCGAGGCCTCGTGCGCCCGGCTCCTCGCAGAGCGCCGTTTCAGGGATCAGACCGGGCTCGCGGTCGCGGACGGCGTCGGCTTCGTGCGGCGCGCGCGGGACGCAGGCCTTGTCGTCGAGGGGCTGCTCTTCTGCCCCGCCCTCTGCCGCGGGCCGATGGCGCGCCGCCTCGTCGGGGCGACGACGGCGCCGGTCGTGCGCCTCTCGCGCGAGCGCATGACCGCGCTGAGCGCGCGCGCCTCGCCGGACGGCCTCATCGGCGTGGTGCGGCAGCGCTGGCGGCCCCTGCCTCGAGACGGCTCGCTCTTCCTCGTGGCCGAGCGGCTGCGCTCGATGGGCAACCTCGGCACGCTGCTCCGGACGGCGCGCGCGACGGGGGTGGACGGGCTCGTCCTGATGGGCGACGCCGTGGACCCGTACGATCCGGCGGTGGTCCGCGCGAGCATGGGCGCGGTCTTCACGCTGCCCATGCACCGGGCCTCTCCGTCGGCGTTCGCGCGGTGGGCGCGGGACGTGACGGTGATCGGCGCGAGCGCGGAGGGTGTCCGCGACTTCCGGGCTGAGCCGTTCGAGGGGCGATGCGCGCTCGCGGTCGGCGAGGAGCGCCGCGGGCTCCAGCGCTCGCTCCGCACGGCCTGCGATCGCATGGTGCGCATCCCGATGTGCGACGGCCTCGACTCGCTGAACGTCGCGGTGGCGGGCAGCCTGCTGCTCTATGAAGCCTTCCGCCGCCGCGCTCCCCCGGAGGTGGTCGATCCCGCCCCCCGTCGGCGTCGCCCGGCCGTTGAGGTACCCTGA
- a CDS encoding YIP1 family protein, producing MHEVEATFTCTRCGTFGCEECVFSALLDREVCKACAATGLGEPIPWERRKELGNWNAYWRTVKLAMLQPKRFHRTPTTQASSFGAVAHGVLSSTIGLALSYVVNGLLLALSGGVMALVVPGEGATIGAFLGAYGCMFAGMSPLALLIGPPNALLSMVIAAACSHGFLAIFKRTKGGFEDTLRAVSYANAPYVWSFIPLVGVIGFFWMLTLETVGIRETHRCSTEWALGATLVYRGVLFGGVFLMYAAFFALALMAPTR from the coding sequence GTGCACGAGGTGGAGGCGACGTTCACCTGCACGCGCTGCGGCACGTTCGGCTGCGAGGAGTGCGTCTTCTCGGCGCTGCTCGACCGCGAGGTCTGCAAGGCCTGCGCGGCCACGGGGCTCGGGGAGCCCATCCCGTGGGAGCGCCGCAAGGAGCTCGGCAACTGGAACGCCTACTGGCGCACGGTGAAGCTCGCGATGCTGCAGCCGAAGCGCTTCCATCGGACCCCGACCACGCAGGCGAGCAGCTTCGGCGCGGTCGCCCACGGGGTCCTGTCGTCCACGATCGGGCTGGCGCTGAGCTACGTCGTCAACGGGCTCCTGCTCGCGCTGAGCGGCGGCGTGATGGCGCTCGTCGTGCCCGGAGAGGGGGCGACCATCGGCGCGTTCCTCGGCGCGTATGGCTGCATGTTCGCCGGGATGAGCCCGCTCGCGCTGCTGATCGGCCCGCCGAACGCGCTGCTCAGCATGGTGATCGCCGCCGCGTGCTCCCACGGCTTCCTCGCGATCTTCAAGCGGACGAAGGGCGGCTTCGAGGACACGCTCCGCGCGGTGTCCTACGCGAACGCGCCGTATGTCTGGTCGTTCATCCCGCTGGTCGGCGTGATCGGCTTCTTCTGGATGCTCACCCTCGAGACGGTCGGGATCCGCGAGACCCACCGCTGCAGCACGGAGTGGGCGCTCGGTGCGACCCTGGTCTACCGCGGCGTCCTTTTCGGCGGCGTCTTCCTGATGTATGCCGCGTTCTTTGCATTGGCGCTGATGGCGCCCACCCGATGA
- a CDS encoding cyclic nucleotide-binding domain-containing protein, producing the protein MADVAETLSKVHLFAGIHPDGIARIAAICSEESYRLGDIIFKEGEVGDKLYLILDGKVRISREVSGMGEEALAVLGAGAAFGEMSLIDDFPRSADARVHERCRLLVLTKSALEDLLFLDKDLAYEILWNFVKTLSSRLRETNDKMTFLSVTGKF; encoded by the coding sequence ATGGCCGACGTCGCCGAGACGCTCTCGAAAGTCCACCTGTTCGCGGGCATCCACCCGGACGGCATCGCCCGCATCGCGGCGATCTGCTCGGAGGAGAGCTATCGCCTGGGCGACATCATCTTCAAGGAGGGCGAGGTGGGCGACAAGCTCTACCTCATCCTCGACGGGAAGGTGCGGATCAGCCGTGAGGTCTCCGGAATGGGTGAGGAGGCCTTGGCCGTTCTGGGGGCCGGAGCCGCCTTCGGTGAGATGTCCCTCATCGACGACTTCCCGCGCAGCGCCGACGCGCGGGTGCACGAACGCTGCCGACTCCTCGTCCTGACCAAGAGCGCCCTGGAAGACCTGCTCTTTCTGGACAAGGATCTGGCCTACGAGATCCTGTGGAACTTCGTGAAGACGCTGTCGTCCCGCCTGCGCGAGACGAACGACAAGATGACCTTCCTCTCGGTGACCGGGAAGTTCTGA